A single genomic interval of Saccharothrix saharensis harbors:
- a CDS encoding aldehyde dehydrogenase family protein, whose protein sequence is MTMWEYAPAPESRDIANLKPNYRMFVDGQFVEGGGEPLKTVNPGTEEVLAEVSTAAPADVDKAVKAARRAYERVWGRMPGSERAKYIFRIARLIQERSRELAVLESLDNGKPIKESRDVDVPTAAAHFFYHAGWADKLAYAGHGPDPRPLGVAGQVIPWNFPLLMAAWKIAPALATGNTVVLKPAETTPLTALVLAEIIQQADLPPGVVNILPGAGDVGAAVVAHPDVDKVAFTGSTEVGKIIQRQLAGTGRRLSLELGGKAANIVFDDAPLDQAVEGIVNGIFFNQGHVCCAGSRLLVQESVAEELLEKLHVRVSTLRVGDPLDKNTDVGAINSREQLTKIQELVESGDAEGAERWTSACPLPDKGFYFAPTVFSNVSQAMRIAREEIFGPVLSVLTFRTPDEAVAKANNTPYGLSAGVWTEKGSRILWAAQKMRAGVVWANTFNRFDPTAPFGGYQESGFGREGGRTGLEAYLDV, encoded by the coding sequence CTGACCATGTGGGAATACGCGCCCGCGCCCGAGTCGCGGGACATCGCGAACCTCAAGCCGAACTACCGGATGTTCGTCGACGGCCAGTTCGTCGAGGGCGGCGGTGAGCCGTTGAAGACCGTCAACCCCGGCACGGAGGAGGTGCTGGCCGAGGTCTCCACGGCCGCGCCCGCCGACGTCGACAAGGCGGTGAAGGCGGCACGCCGCGCCTACGAGCGCGTGTGGGGCCGGATGCCCGGCTCCGAGCGCGCCAAGTACATCTTCCGCATCGCCCGCCTGATCCAGGAGCGGTCGCGGGAGCTCGCGGTGCTGGAGTCGTTGGACAACGGCAAGCCGATCAAGGAATCGCGGGACGTGGACGTGCCCACGGCCGCCGCGCACTTCTTCTACCACGCGGGTTGGGCGGACAAGCTCGCCTACGCGGGCCACGGCCCGGACCCGCGTCCGCTGGGCGTGGCGGGCCAGGTCATCCCGTGGAACTTCCCGCTGCTGATGGCGGCGTGGAAGATCGCGCCCGCGCTGGCGACCGGCAACACGGTGGTGCTCAAGCCCGCCGAGACGACGCCGCTGACCGCGCTGGTGCTGGCGGAGATCATCCAGCAGGCCGACCTGCCGCCCGGTGTGGTGAACATCCTGCCCGGTGCGGGTGACGTGGGCGCGGCCGTCGTGGCGCACCCGGACGTGGACAAGGTCGCGTTCACCGGGTCCACCGAGGTCGGCAAGATCATCCAGCGGCAGCTCGCGGGCACCGGCCGCCGGCTCAGCCTGGAGCTGGGCGGCAAGGCGGCGAACATCGTGTTCGACGACGCGCCGCTGGACCAGGCCGTCGAGGGCATCGTGAACGGCATCTTCTTCAACCAGGGTCACGTGTGCTGCGCGGGTTCGCGGCTGCTGGTGCAGGAGTCGGTGGCCGAGGAGCTGCTGGAGAAGCTGCACGTGCGCGTGTCCACGCTGCGCGTCGGCGACCCGCTGGACAAGAACACCGACGTCGGCGCGATCAACTCGCGCGAGCAGCTCACGAAGATCCAGGAGCTGGTCGAGTCGGGCGACGCCGAGGGCGCGGAGCGCTGGACGTCCGCGTGCCCGTTGCCGGACAAGGGTTTCTACTTCGCGCCGACGGTGTTCTCGAACGTGTCGCAGGCGATGCGGATCGCGCGCGAGGAGATCTTCGGGCCGGTGCTGTCGGTGCTGACGTTCCGCACGCCGGACGAGGCCGTGGCCAAGGCGAACAACACGCCGTACGGGCTGTCGGCCGGCGTGTGGACCGAGAAGGGGTCCCGCATCCTGTGGGCGGCGCAGAAGATGCGCGCCGGCGTGGTGTGGGCCAACACGTTCAACCGCTTCGACCCGACCGCCCCGTTCGGCGGCTACCAGGAGTCGGGCTTCGGCCGCGAGGGCGGTCGCACCGGGCTGGAGGCCTACCTCGATGTCTGA
- a CDS encoding RICIN domain-containing protein has product MSGRFTGVVLAALLGIAAFGGTAEAAAQEREDVGAAIISQAPEADGKCLDVYNAGGGPQVQMWWCNGWSNQDWLIDSGYHGGVRLRPYSNTGMCLDAYKGRGVQLVQYRCDSTSTQEFTRDWHQSGFRLRSVSSPSLCVDIYDHGRGNIVQMWDCRDVQHQYWWTAG; this is encoded by the coding sequence GTGTCAGGACGGTTCACCGGGGTGGTGTTGGCCGCGCTGCTCGGCATCGCGGCGTTCGGGGGGACGGCGGAGGCGGCGGCGCAGGAGCGGGAGGACGTCGGCGCCGCCATCATCAGCCAGGCGCCGGAGGCCGACGGCAAGTGCCTCGACGTCTACAACGCGGGTGGTGGCCCGCAGGTCCAGATGTGGTGGTGCAACGGCTGGAGCAACCAGGACTGGCTGATCGACAGCGGCTACCACGGCGGGGTGCGGCTGCGCCCGTACTCCAACACCGGCATGTGCCTCGACGCGTACAAGGGCCGCGGCGTGCAGCTCGTCCAGTACCGCTGCGACTCGACCTCGACGCAGGAGTTCACGCGTGACTGGCACCAGAGCGGCTTCCGGCTGCGCTCGGTGAGCAGCCCGAGCCTGTGCGTGGACATCTACGACCACGGTCGGGGCAACATCGTGCAGATGTGGGACTGCCGGGACGTCCAGCACCAGTACTGGTGGACCGCGGGCTAG
- the deoC gene encoding deoxyribose-phosphate aldolase, which produces MAVPSTSPSLPPALADAVRDDASLRRFLHGLPGVDQVGVEQRAAGLGTRSIKKAGKMWAIDTAISMVDLTTLEGADTHGKVRSLAAKARRPDPDNPDVPQVAAVCVYPDMVETAVRELRGTGIDVASVATAFPSGRSSLKVKLEDTAYAVDAGATEIDMVIDRGAFLSGRYGQVFDEIAQVKHACGDAHLKVILETGELATYDNVRRASWIGLLAGGDFIKTSTGKVSPAATLPVTHVMLQAVRDWHTQTGELRGVKPAGGIRTTKDAIKYLVAVHEVAGPEWLTPTLFRFGASTLLNDLLMQRRTQLAGHYSGPDYVTVD; this is translated from the coding sequence ATGGCTGTTCCCTCGACATCGCCGTCGCTGCCCCCGGCGCTCGCGGACGCCGTCCGCGACGACGCGTCGCTGCGCCGGTTCCTGCACGGACTGCCCGGTGTGGACCAGGTCGGCGTCGAACAGCGCGCGGCCGGTCTGGGCACCCGCAGCATCAAGAAGGCCGGCAAGATGTGGGCCATCGACACCGCCATCTCCATGGTCGACCTGACCACGTTGGAGGGCGCGGACACCCACGGCAAGGTGCGGTCGCTGGCGGCGAAGGCGCGCAGACCCGACCCGGACAACCCGGACGTGCCGCAGGTCGCCGCCGTCTGCGTGTACCCGGACATGGTCGAGACGGCCGTGCGGGAGCTGCGGGGCACCGGCATCGACGTCGCCAGCGTCGCGACCGCGTTCCCGTCGGGCAGGTCGAGCCTGAAGGTGAAGCTCGAGGACACCGCCTACGCCGTCGACGCGGGCGCCACCGAGATCGACATGGTGATCGACCGGGGCGCGTTCCTGTCCGGCCGGTACGGCCAGGTGTTCGACGAGATCGCGCAGGTCAAGCACGCCTGCGGGGACGCGCACCTCAAGGTCATCCTGGAGACCGGCGAGCTCGCCACCTACGACAACGTGCGCCGCGCGTCCTGGATCGGCCTGCTCGCGGGCGGCGACTTCATCAAGACGTCCACCGGCAAGGTCTCCCCCGCCGCGACGCTGCCCGTCACGCACGTGATGCTGCAGGCCGTCCGCGACTGGCACACCCAGACGGGTGAGCTGCGGGGCGTGAAGCCCGCCGGTGGCATCCGCACGACCAAGGACGCGATCAAGTACCTGGTCGCGGTGCACGAGGTCGCGGGACCGGAGTGGCTGACCCCGACCCTGTTCCGCTTCGGTGCCTCCACGCTGCTCAACGACCTGCTGATGCAGCGGCGCACCCAGTTGGCCGGCCACTACAGCGGCCCCGATTACGTGACGGTGGACTGA
- a CDS encoding aldehyde dehydrogenase family protein → MSENRISLGRAENRVAVAKTYKLYIGGAFPRSESGRSYPVVDHKGAFLANAAQGSRKDARDAVAAARKAFPGWSGATAYNRGQVLFRVAEVLEGRREQFTAEVAACEGVAVKKAQSLVDAAIDRWVWYAGWTDKVATVLGASNPVAGPYFSFSVPEPTGVVAVLAPQQSSLLGLISAVAPVIATGNTAVVVTSQDRPLPAVTLAEVLATSDVPGGVVNVLTGRTAEIAPWLASHADVNALDLTGAPESTRADLERAAAGTVKRVLRARPSEDFTREPDLARLRAFLETKTVWHPIGV, encoded by the coding sequence ATGTCTGAGAACCGGATTTCCCTCGGCCGGGCCGAGAATCGGGTCGCGGTCGCGAAGACGTACAAGCTCTACATCGGCGGGGCGTTCCCGCGCTCGGAGTCGGGCCGGTCCTACCCGGTGGTCGACCACAAGGGCGCGTTCCTGGCCAACGCGGCGCAGGGGTCGCGCAAGGACGCGCGGGACGCGGTCGCGGCGGCGCGCAAGGCGTTCCCCGGCTGGTCGGGCGCCACGGCGTACAACCGGGGGCAGGTGCTGTTCCGGGTGGCCGAGGTGCTGGAGGGGCGGCGCGAGCAGTTCACCGCCGAGGTCGCGGCCTGCGAGGGCGTCGCGGTGAAGAAGGCGCAGTCGCTGGTGGACGCGGCGATCGACCGGTGGGTCTGGTACGCGGGGTGGACCGACAAGGTGGCCACGGTGCTGGGCGCGTCGAACCCGGTGGCCGGGCCGTACTTCTCGTTCTCCGTGCCGGAGCCGACCGGTGTGGTGGCGGTGCTCGCGCCGCAGCAGTCGTCGCTGCTGGGGTTGATCAGCGCGGTGGCGCCGGTGATCGCGACCGGCAACACGGCGGTGGTCGTGACGTCGCAGGACCGGCCGCTGCCCGCGGTGACGCTGGCGGAGGTGCTGGCGACGTCCGACGTGCCCGGTGGCGTGGTGAACGTGCTCACCGGGCGGACCGCCGAGATCGCGCCCTGGCTGGCGTCGCACGCGGACGTGAACGCGTTGGACCTGACGGGTGCGCCGGAGTCGACGCGGGCCGACCTGGAGCGCGCGGCGGCGGGGACGGTGAAGCGGGTGCTGCGGGCCCGTCCGTCGGAGGACTTCACCCGCGAGCCGGACCTGGCGCGGCTCCGGGCGTTCCTGGAGACGAAGACGGTCTGGCACCCGATCGGGGTCTAG